In Cryptomeria japonica chromosome 10, Sugi_1.0, whole genome shotgun sequence, a genomic segment contains:
- the LOC131054940 gene encoding agglutinin isoform X1, with protein MYIYTFIFWHVSNAILMPDPMGSRKTGYMSRVIKVKYEDEMRRINVKTEDGRPDISVEDLKSKICNLFELNGDAHELKLRYTDEDGDVIVIANEDDFLDACRQNLFPFRMEVSFGRNKGNCLKRSETGLYNLGPCGGGGGAYWNDGTFEGINGITVTMDTISLISIQFNYATANGTTHCGARHGGAGEAICTKFEYPKEKLQKISGYCGIVCDTCTVIKGLSFETNLAKYGPFGVADWATFEFNLRAREVVGVYGRACTRYLGSIGLYVLP; from the exons ATGTACATCTACACGTTTATTTTTTGGCATGTTTCTAATGCAATTTTAATGCCAGATCCAATGGGAAGCAGAAAGACAGGATACATGTCTAGAGTAATAAAG GTCAAATATGAAGATGAGATGAGGCGGATTAATGTGAAGACTGAAGATGGGAGACCAGACATATCTGTAGAGGACCTGAAATCCAAGATTTGCAATCTTTTCGAGTTGAACGGGGATGCCCATGAGCTTAAACTAAGATATACAGACGAAGATGGTGATGTTATTGTTATAGCAAATGAGGATGATTTTCTCGATGCATGTAGACAGAATCTCTTCCCTTTTCGTATGGAAGTATCATTTGGTAGAAACAAAGGAAATTGTCTAAAACGCAGTGAAACTGGCTTATATAATTTGGGGCCGTGTGGTGGAGGAGGGGGAGCATACTGGAATGATGGAACATTTGAAGGAATAAATGGAATTACTGTAACCATGGATACAATATCCTTGATTTCCATTCAGTTTAATTATGCTACTGCAAATGGTACCACTCACTGTGGAGCCCGACACGGAGGAGCAGGAGAGGCAATTTGTACG AAATTTGAGTATCCAAAAGAAAAGCTGCAAAAGATAAGCGGATATTGTGGAATTGTGTGTGATACGTGTACAGTCATCAAAGGTTTATCGTTTGAAACCAACCTTGCAAAATATGGTCCATTTGGTGTAGCAGATTGGGCTACTTTCGAGTTTAATTTAAGAGCAAGAGAAGTGGTTGGTGTTTATGGCCGAGCTTGTACTAGATATTTGGGCTCTATCGGTCTCTACGTGCTTCCTTAA
- the LOC131054940 gene encoding jacalin-related lectin 19 isoform X2, with protein sequence MGSRKTGYMSRVIKVKYEDEMRRINVKTEDGRPDISVEDLKSKICNLFELNGDAHELKLRYTDEDGDVIVIANEDDFLDACRQNLFPFRMEVSFGRNKGNCLKRSETGLYNLGPCGGGGGAYWNDGTFEGINGITVTMDTISLISIQFNYATANGTTHCGARHGGAGEAICTKFEYPKEKLQKISGYCGIVCDTCTVIKGLSFETNLAKYGPFGVADWATFEFNLRAREVVGVYGRACTRYLGSIGLYVLP encoded by the exons ATGGGAAGCAGAAAGACAGGATACATGTCTAGAGTAATAAAG GTCAAATATGAAGATGAGATGAGGCGGATTAATGTGAAGACTGAAGATGGGAGACCAGACATATCTGTAGAGGACCTGAAATCCAAGATTTGCAATCTTTTCGAGTTGAACGGGGATGCCCATGAGCTTAAACTAAGATATACAGACGAAGATGGTGATGTTATTGTTATAGCAAATGAGGATGATTTTCTCGATGCATGTAGACAGAATCTCTTCCCTTTTCGTATGGAAGTATCATTTGGTAGAAACAAAGGAAATTGTCTAAAACGCAGTGAAACTGGCTTATATAATTTGGGGCCGTGTGGTGGAGGAGGGGGAGCATACTGGAATGATGGAACATTTGAAGGAATAAATGGAATTACTGTAACCATGGATACAATATCCTTGATTTCCATTCAGTTTAATTATGCTACTGCAAATGGTACCACTCACTGTGGAGCCCGACACGGAGGAGCAGGAGAGGCAATTTGTACG AAATTTGAGTATCCAAAAGAAAAGCTGCAAAAGATAAGCGGATATTGTGGAATTGTGTGTGATACGTGTACAGTCATCAAAGGTTTATCGTTTGAAACCAACCTTGCAAAATATGGTCCATTTGGTGTAGCAGATTGGGCTACTTTCGAGTTTAATTTAAGAGCAAGAGAAGTGGTTGGTGTTTATGGCCGAGCTTGTACTAGATATTTGGGCTCTATCGGTCTCTACGTGCTTCCTTAA
- the LOC131054940 gene encoding jacalin-related lectin 19 isoform X3 gives MRRINVKTEDGRPDISVEDLKSKICNLFELNGDAHELKLRYTDEDGDVIVIANEDDFLDACRQNLFPFRMEVSFGRNKGNCLKRSETGLYNLGPCGGGGGAYWNDGTFEGINGITVTMDTISLISIQFNYATANGTTHCGARHGGAGEAICTKFEYPKEKLQKISGYCGIVCDTCTVIKGLSFETNLAKYGPFGVADWATFEFNLRAREVVGVYGRACTRYLGSIGLYVLP, from the exons ATGAGGCGGATTAATGTGAAGACTGAAGATGGGAGACCAGACATATCTGTAGAGGACCTGAAATCCAAGATTTGCAATCTTTTCGAGTTGAACGGGGATGCCCATGAGCTTAAACTAAGATATACAGACGAAGATGGTGATGTTATTGTTATAGCAAATGAGGATGATTTTCTCGATGCATGTAGACAGAATCTCTTCCCTTTTCGTATGGAAGTATCATTTGGTAGAAACAAAGGAAATTGTCTAAAACGCAGTGAAACTGGCTTATATAATTTGGGGCCGTGTGGTGGAGGAGGGGGAGCATACTGGAATGATGGAACATTTGAAGGAATAAATGGAATTACTGTAACCATGGATACAATATCCTTGATTTCCATTCAGTTTAATTATGCTACTGCAAATGGTACCACTCACTGTGGAGCCCGACACGGAGGAGCAGGAGAGGCAATTTGTACG AAATTTGAGTATCCAAAAGAAAAGCTGCAAAAGATAAGCGGATATTGTGGAATTGTGTGTGATACGTGTACAGTCATCAAAGGTTTATCGTTTGAAACCAACCTTGCAAAATATGGTCCATTTGGTGTAGCAGATTGGGCTACTTTCGAGTTTAATTTAAGAGCAAGAGAAGTGGTTGGTGTTTATGGCCGAGCTTGTACTAGATATTTGGGCTCTATCGGTCTCTACGTGCTTCCTTAA